The Pseudogulbenkiania sp. MAI-1 sequence AAGCCCCCCAGCCGACCCGCGCCGCTTCCAGCACGATGACGCGGTAGCCGTGCTCGGCCAGATGCAGCGCCGACGACAGCCCGGTATAGCCCGCCCCGATCACGCACACGTCGCAGTGGAGCGCCTCTTGCAATGCGGGACGGTCCGGCGTCGGATTGCGCGAGGCGGCGTAGTAGGACTGGGTATGTTCGAGAGGGCGGTCCATGGTTCACCTGTGACGGTCGGTTTGCCGGCAGACGGATAAGGGAAGCCTGCTTGGCTGCACGATACACACGTCCAAAATACTCGACAATCGTGGCAAGCCAGGCAACACAGGTACGAAAAAGCCCGGTGCGTGCCGGGCTTCTGATCGGGTGCAGGCAAGGTCTTAGCGCTGCGCGGCCTCGCGCTTTGCGGTCAGGTCCAAACCCGGCAAATCGGCGACGATGTCCGGGTGGCTGGCCAGCTTCTCGGCGACGTAGTCGACGAACACCCGGGTACGCGGCGCGATGTGCTCGCGGTGCGGGAAACAGATGTAGATCGAGCGCTCCAGCGAGATGAAGTCGGTCAGCACCGCCTCCAGCTCGCCGCTGCGCAGATACGGCATCGCCTCGTGCCCAGGCACCTGCGCCACGCCGAAACCCAGGCGCGCCATTTCGCACACCGCCTCGATGTCGTTCAGCGTGTAGATGCCGTTGACTTCCAGCGGGATGCGTTCGCCCTCGCGCTCGAACTCCCACTTGCACAGCCGGCCCGAGGTCGGGAACTGGTAGTTGATGCAGTTGTGGCCGGCCAGGTCGTCCGGCTTTTGCGGACGGCCGTGCTTGGCCCAGTAGTCGGGGGTCGCCACCGTATACAAGGGCAGCTGCGCCAGGTGGCGCGCCGACAGCCGCGAATCGGGCATCATGCCGACGCGCACGCCGACGTCGTAACCGTCCTCGATCAGGTCGCTGAAGTGGTCGTCGAGGCCGAAGAACACCCGGATCTTGGGATGGCGCTGGCAGAACTCGCCCATCAGCGGCAGGATGAAGTGCCGGCCGAAGGAGTTGGGCAGGCTGATGCGCAGGTGCCCCGCCGGCTCGTCGCGGCTCGCCTTGAGCTGGTTGATCGCCGCATCCAGGTTGTTGACCGGCCCGCGGCATTGCGCGTAGAAGCGCCGGCCGTCCTCGGTCAGCGTCAGCTGGCGCGTGGTGCGGTTGAACAGGCGGACTTCCAGCTCCTGTTCCAGCCGGGCGATGCTCTGGCTGATGGCGGCGGGAGAAACGCCAAGCTTGCGCGCGGCGTCGGAAAAACTGCCGTTTTCGGCGGTGGTCATAAAGACCATCAGTGCCTTCAAGGTATCCATGCGCTGCGGATTCCATGGTGTCGCCGGCCCCCGCTAGCCCCGAGCGGGATCGTCCGGCATGGGTGTCAGGGGCTGACAAAATTAATATTAGTTGTCTTTAAAAAGGTTACACCATTCTTTGAAAACAATGAA is a genomic window containing:
- a CDS encoding LysR family transcriptional regulator; translated protein: MDTLKALMVFMTTAENGSFSDAARKLGVSPAAISQSIARLEQELEVRLFNRTTRQLTLTEDGRRFYAQCRGPVNNLDAAINQLKASRDEPAGHLRISLPNSFGRHFILPLMGEFCQRHPKIRVFFGLDDHFSDLIEDGYDVGVRVGMMPDSRLSARHLAQLPLYTVATPDYWAKHGRPQKPDDLAGHNCINYQFPTSGRLCKWEFEREGERIPLEVNGIYTLNDIEAVCEMARLGFGVAQVPGHEAMPYLRSGELEAVLTDFISLERSIYICFPHREHIAPRTRVFVDYVAEKLASHPDIVADLPGLDLTAKREAAQR